From one Methanolobus chelungpuianus genomic stretch:
- a CDS encoding (Fe-S)-binding protein → MASVMEIYQLLPKTNCKECGKSTCMAFAVDLLSRKLKVEDCLPLVREGKYKASYEKLSGMVTPVGDVTETGLIVHADKCIGCGNCVVACPVNVAADPMGAGSGKAPTCDRVILKVEDGVVKAANVQECRRFGENKILCVACIDTCPTKAIEFV, encoded by the coding sequence ATGGCAAGTGTAATGGAAATATATCAGTTACTACCAAAAACCAATTGTAAGGAGTGCGGAAAAAGCACTTGCATGGCTTTTGCAGTCGACCTGCTTTCCCGCAAGCTCAAAGTGGAGGACTGCCTTCCTCTAGTCAGGGAAGGGAAGTACAAGGCCAGCTATGAGAAGCTTTCCGGCATGGTGACTCCTGTGGGAGATGTCACCGAAACCGGGCTTATCGTACATGCTGACAAGTGTATAGGATGCGGTAACTGTGTGGTCGCATGTCCTGTCAATGTTGCGGCCGATCCCATGGGTGCAGGCAGTGGCAAGGCTCCCACATGCGACAGGGTGATCCTGAAAGTTGAGGACGGCGTCGTGAAGGCCGCCAATGTCCAGGAGTGCCGCCGCTTCGGGGAGAATAAGATTCTCTGCGTTGCATGTATCGATACCTGCCCGACAAAGGCAATAGAATTTGTATGA
- a CDS encoding ferredoxin-thioredoxin reductase catalytic domain-containing protein: MTHLKPIMEKTHAWATAYARRKGYKLNPDDEMVQLVVEGLAKNRAELGKQYCPCRIVSGDVEQDRKIICPCVYHHDEIKENGSCHCSLFFSH; encoded by the coding sequence ATGACACATCTTAAACCTATTATGGAGAAAACACACGCATGGGCAACCGCATATGCAAGAAGGAAAGGTTACAAATTAAATCCTGACGATGAGATGGTTCAGCTTGTGGTGGAAGGTCTTGCAAAGAACAGGGCAGAACTCGGAAAACAATACTGCCCCTGCCGTATAGTCAGCGGTGATGTGGAGCAGGACCGCAAGATCATATGCCCCTGTGTCTACCACCATGATGAGATAAAAGAGAATGGCAGCTGCCACTGTTCACTGTTCTTCAGTCACTGA
- a CDS encoding cupin domain-containing protein — MRITSFGNEPDRENPHGVSVKKLYDTEHAQVMHIELKPGEKLKKHVTPVDVFFYVLEGEGIVEIGEEQEKVSKDMIIESPARIPHRLMNEGTGTFRFLVVKVPRQTDQTKLL; from the coding sequence ATGAGAATCACAAGTTTCGGGAATGAACCTGACAGGGAAAACCCTCACGGGGTTTCCGTAAAGAAACTATATGATACCGAGCATGCACAGGTAATGCACATCGAGCTCAAGCCCGGGGAGAAACTTAAGAAACATGTGACTCCGGTGGACGTTTTCTTCTACGTGCTTGAAGGTGAGGGGATCGTCGAGATCGGGGAAGAGCAGGAGAAGGTATCAAAAGATATGATCATAGAGAGCCCTGCCAGGATACCCCACAGGCTTATGAACGAAGGTACCGGAACGTTCCGTTTTCTGGTTGTAAAGGTTCCAAGACAGACCGATCAGACAAAGCTGCTTTAA
- the hcp gene encoding hydroxylamine reductase — protein MYCYQCEETASGQACIKVGVCGKKSEVAELQDDLIYLLKSIAFYNMKAREHGVNEERTDRFMLDGLFATLTNTNFSKENAEKLLGEGFDIRDSIKQKLVSKNISLGELPEVAKVTPESIKGIDTSFNAPGNEDIRSLRSLLIFGLKGIAAYAHHAYVLGFKDDEIFKFMERSLVATTDDKVGADELVGLVMECGSMGVTTLALLDKANTSTYGNPEPTKVNIGVRDRPGILISGHDLRDLEQLLEQTKGTGVDVYTHGEMLPANCYPAFKNYDNFVGNYGGAWWKQKEEFEKFNGPILMTTNCLVPPKATYTDRIYSTGIVGCEGVTHIEEKEDGTKDFYAIIEQAKKSKPPEQLEEGSIVGGFAHASALSVADKIVDAVKSGKISKFVVMAGCDGRHKERSYYTDFAKALPQDTVILTAGCAKYRYNKLDLGDIGGIPRVLDAGQCNDSYSLVVIAQKLAEAFGLEDINDLPIAYNIAWYEQKAVLVLLALLSLGVRNITLGPTLPAFISPNILNVLVEKFNIRPHTTVQEDLKVLL, from the coding sequence ATGTACTGTTACCAGTGTGAAGAAACAGCAAGTGGGCAGGCCTGTATAAAAGTGGGTGTCTGCGGAAAGAAGAGCGAGGTCGCCGAATTGCAGGACGACCTGATATATCTGCTGAAGAGCATCGCTTTCTACAATATGAAAGCAAGGGAGCATGGGGTCAACGAGGAAAGAACGGACAGGTTCATGCTTGACGGGCTCTTCGCCACGCTTACAAACACTAACTTCAGTAAGGAAAATGCTGAGAAACTCCTCGGGGAAGGTTTTGATATACGGGACAGCATTAAACAAAAGCTGGTAAGCAAAAACATTTCCCTTGGAGAGCTTCCGGAAGTTGCAAAGGTCACTCCTGAAAGCATCAAGGGTATAGACACAAGTTTTAACGCTCCCGGTAATGAGGATATCCGTTCACTCAGGTCGCTGCTGATCTTCGGCCTCAAGGGCATAGCTGCCTACGCCCACCATGCTTATGTGCTCGGGTTCAAGGACGATGAAATATTCAAGTTTATGGAAAGATCCCTTGTGGCAACAACAGACGACAAGGTCGGAGCCGATGAGCTTGTGGGCCTTGTAATGGAATGCGGCTCGATGGGGGTCACAACGCTTGCCCTGCTGGACAAGGCAAACACTTCCACCTACGGCAACCCCGAGCCCACAAAAGTGAACATAGGAGTTCGCGACAGGCCGGGCATACTCATAAGCGGACATGACCTGCGTGATCTCGAGCAGCTCCTTGAGCAGACCAAGGGTACAGGCGTGGACGTGTACACCCACGGGGAAATGCTTCCTGCAAACTGTTATCCCGCATTCAAGAACTATGATAACTTCGTAGGCAATTACGGAGGCGCGTGGTGGAAGCAAAAAGAGGAGTTCGAGAAGTTCAACGGTCCCATACTGATGACCACTAACTGCCTGGTACCTCCGAAAGCAACATACACTGACAGGATATACTCCACAGGCATTGTAGGATGTGAGGGTGTGACCCACATCGAGGAAAAGGAAGACGGCACAAAGGATTTCTATGCCATAATCGAGCAGGCGAAGAAATCAAAGCCGCCCGAGCAGCTCGAGGAAGGCTCCATCGTAGGAGGGTTTGCACACGCATCAGCTCTCTCAGTTGCCGATAAGATAGTGGATGCTGTCAAGAGCGGAAAGATCAGCAAGTTCGTGGTCATGGCCGGATGCGACGGCAGGCACAAGGAAAGGAGCTATTACACGGATTTCGCAAAGGCCCTGCCGCAGGACACCGTTATCCTCACTGCGGGCTGTGCCAAGTATCGCTACAACAAGCTTGATCTGGGAGACATCGGAGGTATCCCAAGGGTCCTGGATGCAGGCCAGTGTAACGATTCCTATTCGCTGGTGGTCATTGCGCAGAAACTTGCGGAAGCATTCGGACTTGAGGACATCAACGACCTTCCAATAGCATATAACATCGCATGGTACGAGCAGAAGGCCGTGCTTGTGCTGCTGGCGTTGCTGAGCCTTGGAGTGCGGAACATAACTCTCGGTCCCACCCTGCCGGCGTTTATCTCGCCCAACATACTCAATGTGCTGGTCGAGAAGTTCAACATCAGGCCGCACACAACAGTTCAGGAGGACCTCAAGGTCCTTCTATGA